A genomic region of Dickeya solani IPO 2222 contains the following coding sequences:
- the ubiD gene encoding 4-hydroxy-3-polyprenylbenzoate decarboxylase — MKYRDLREFLAQLEARGELKRIHQPIDPYLEMTEIADRTLRAEGPALLFENPKGYDMPVLCNLFGTPKRVALGMGQEEVSALRDVGRLLAFLKEPEPPRGFRDLVDKLPKFRQVLNMPTKRLSSAPCQEQVWEGDEVDLGRIPIMHCWPGDAAPLITWGLTVTRGPFKERQNLGIYRQQLIGRNKLIMRWLSHRGGALDFQEWRQQHPGERFPVAVALGADPATILGAVTPVPDTLSEYAFAGLLRGHKTEVVKCLSSDLEVPASAEIVLEGYIDADETAPEGPYGDHTGYYNEVDHFPVFTVTHVTQRRDAIYHSTYTGRPPDEPAVLGVALNEVFVPLLQKQFPEIVDFYLPPEGCSYRLAVVTMKKQYAGHAKRVMMGVWSFLRQFMYTKFVIVCDDDINARDWKDVIWAITTRMDPARDTVLVENTPIDYLDFASPVSGLGSKMGLDATNKWPGETQREWGHPITKDPSVVARVDAIWDELAILNDSGKPR; from the coding sequence ATGAAATACCGTGACTTACGTGAATTTCTCGCTCAACTCGAAGCGAGAGGCGAGCTCAAACGTATCCACCAGCCGATTGACCCCTATCTGGAAATGACCGAAATCGCCGATCGCACCTTGCGTGCCGAAGGCCCGGCCCTGCTGTTTGAAAATCCCAAAGGTTACGATATGCCGGTGCTGTGCAACCTGTTCGGCACGCCCAAGCGCGTGGCGCTGGGCATGGGACAGGAGGAGGTCAGCGCGTTGCGTGATGTCGGCCGCTTGCTGGCGTTTTTGAAAGAACCGGAGCCGCCGCGCGGTTTCCGCGATCTGGTGGACAAGCTGCCTAAATTCCGTCAGGTGCTCAATATGCCGACCAAACGGCTGTCGAGCGCGCCCTGCCAGGAACAGGTATGGGAAGGCGACGAGGTAGATCTGGGACGGATTCCGATTATGCACTGCTGGCCGGGCGATGCGGCGCCGCTGATCACCTGGGGGCTGACGGTGACGCGCGGGCCGTTCAAAGAGCGCCAGAATCTGGGCATTTACCGCCAGCAATTAATCGGCCGCAACAAGCTGATTATGCGCTGGCTGTCGCACCGGGGCGGCGCACTGGATTTTCAGGAGTGGCGCCAGCAGCATCCCGGCGAGCGTTTCCCGGTGGCGGTGGCGCTGGGCGCCGATCCCGCCACGATTTTAGGCGCGGTGACGCCGGTGCCGGATACCTTGTCCGAGTACGCTTTCGCCGGATTGCTGCGCGGTCACAAGACCGAAGTGGTGAAATGCCTGTCCAGCGATCTGGAAGTGCCTGCCAGCGCCGAAATCGTGTTGGAAGGGTATATCGACGCGGATGAAACGGCGCCGGAAGGCCCTTATGGCGATCACACCGGTTATTACAATGAAGTCGATCATTTTCCGGTTTTTACCGTCACCCATGTCACCCAGCGACGCGATGCGATTTACCATTCCACCTATACCGGTCGTCCGCCTGATGAGCCGGCGGTGCTGGGCGTGGCGCTGAACGAGGTGTTCGTGCCGCTGCTGCAAAAGCAGTTTCCTGAAATCGTCGACTTTTATCTGCCGCCGGAGGGCTGTTCTTACCGCCTGGCGGTGGTTACTATGAAGAAACAGTATGCCGGGCATGCCAAACGGGTGATGATGGGCGTCTGGTCCTTTTTGCGCCAGTTCATGTATACCAAATTCGTTATCGTCTGTGATGATGATATTAATGCCCGCGACTGGAAAGACGTGATCTGGGCGATCACCACGCGTATGGACCCCGCGCGCGATACCGTGCTGGTGGAAAATACGCCGATCGACTATCTGGATTTTGCCTCGCCGGTGTCCGGGCTCGGCTCCAAAATGGGGCTGGATGCCACCAATAAATGGCCGGGCGAGACGCAGCGAGAATGGGGTCACCCGATTACTAAAGACCCATCGGTTGTCGCTCGTGTGGATGCCATATGGGACGAGTTAGCCATATTGAATGACAGCGGTAAGCCGCGCTGA
- the rfaH gene encoding transcription/translation regulatory transformer protein RfaH yields the protein MRAWYLLYCKRGQLLRAKEHLERQEVVCLSPMIALEKIVRGKRTEVSEPLFPNYLFVEFDPEHIHTTTISSTRGVSHFVRFGNLPALVPQQVIDDLLQHPCATHIDPETPQPGDQVTITEGVFSGLQAIYTEPDGEARSMLLLNLLNKQVRQSIDNRQFRKA from the coding sequence ATGCGAGCCTGGTACCTACTTTATTGCAAACGCGGCCAACTGTTACGGGCAAAAGAACACCTGGAACGTCAGGAAGTGGTCTGCCTGAGCCCGATGATCGCGCTGGAGAAAATCGTACGAGGAAAACGAACCGAGGTCAGCGAGCCGCTGTTCCCCAATTACCTGTTCGTCGAGTTCGACCCGGAGCACATACATACCACCACCATCAGCTCAACGCGCGGCGTGAGCCATTTTGTCCGCTTTGGTAACCTGCCGGCACTGGTGCCGCAACAGGTGATCGACGATTTGCTGCAACATCCTTGCGCCACGCATATCGACCCGGAAACGCCGCAACCCGGCGACCAGGTGACTATTACTGAAGGGGTGTTCAGCGGCCTGCAGGCCATCTACACCGAACCGGATGGCGAAGCGCGCTCCATGCTGCTGCTCAATCTGCTGAACAAGCAGGTGCGGCAAAGCATCGACAACCGCCAGTTCCGAAAAGCGTAA
- the hemB gene encoding porphobilinogen synthase, with protein MSHAFPGTFPGRRMRRLRRHDFSRRLVAEHQVTVNDLIYPVFVMEGKQGRQEVPSMPGVYRLTIDELVREAEIIAKLGIPVLSLFPVIEADKKSLLAEEAYNPDGLVQRTVRALKDAVPELGLLTDVALDPYTTHGQDGVIDEDGYVVNDITKEILVRQALSHAEAGAEIVAPSDMMDGRIGAIRDRLEEQGLVNTQIMAYSAKYASCYYGPFRDALGSSGNLKGGNKKTYQMDPANTNEALQEIAQDLQEGADMVMVKPGMPYLDVVRRVKDTFGVPTFAYQVSGEYAMQMAAIQNGWLQEQPLVMESLLCFKRAGADGVLTYFAKRVAEWLRDEALRR; from the coding sequence CATCAGGTCACGGTTAACGACCTCATCTACCCGGTATTTGTCATGGAAGGCAAGCAGGGACGTCAGGAAGTGCCCTCTATGCCGGGCGTATATCGTCTGACGATCGATGAGCTGGTCAGGGAAGCGGAAATCATCGCTAAATTAGGCATTCCGGTGCTGTCGTTGTTCCCGGTGATTGAGGCAGACAAAAAGTCGCTGCTGGCCGAAGAAGCCTACAACCCGGACGGGCTGGTGCAACGCACCGTGCGCGCGTTGAAAGATGCAGTGCCGGAGCTGGGGCTGCTGACCGATGTGGCGCTGGACCCTTACACCACGCACGGTCAGGACGGCGTGATCGATGAAGACGGTTATGTGGTCAATGACATCACCAAAGAGATTTTAGTGCGTCAGGCGTTGTCCCACGCCGAAGCCGGCGCTGAGATCGTTGCGCCCAGTGACATGATGGACGGCCGCATCGGCGCTATCCGCGACCGGCTGGAAGAGCAGGGGCTGGTGAACACCCAGATCATGGCGTATTCAGCCAAGTATGCGTCCTGTTACTACGGGCCGTTCCGCGATGCGCTCGGTTCGTCGGGCAACCTAAAAGGCGGCAACAAGAAAACCTATCAGATGGATCCGGCCAACACCAATGAGGCGCTGCAGGAGATCGCGCAGGATCTGCAGGAAGGGGCCGATATGGTGATGGTGAAACCGGGGATGCCGTATCTGGATGTAGTACGCCGTGTGAAGGACACCTTTGGCGTACCGACCTTCGCCTATCAGGTGTCCGGCGAATACGCGATGCAGATGGCGGCGATCCAGAATGGCTGGCTACAGGAACAGCCGTTGGTGATGGAGTCGTTGCTGTGCTTCAAACGCGCCGGGGCGGATGGGGTGCTGACCTATTTCGCCAAACGCGTGGCCGAATGGCTGCGGGATGAGGCGTTACGCCGCTGA